The genomic DNA CAGTCATACCATACACTTGTATGAACTCCCAGCCAAGCTCTTCTTCCACACGTGTTACGAATGCAGGTGGTGGTGCAGATCCTGCAATAACTACACGTAAATGATGATTCATTTCAACCTTGTTTGCTTCATAATATTGGATTAACGAATTTAATACAGTTGGAGCCATATGCATTGACGATACTTTATGTTTTTGAATTTTTTCAAAAATCGCTTCAGGAGATGCTTTACGTAAGCAAATATGCGTTGCCCCATTTGCTGTATAATAGAAAGGGGCACCCCAACCATTAACGTGAAACATAGGTAAAATATGCAGATAAACGTCTTCATCTGAAACTCTAAGATGATGCATCATTGATAACGCATGTAAATAGTTGTTACGGTGAGTAAGCATAACCCCTTTGGGATTTCCAGTTGTACCACTCGTATATAGCAAGGAGCATACGTCATTTTCATCAAGTGGTGTACGAGTAAATGCTTGAATTGAATGTTCATTTAACCACTTATCATAGTCAATTTCAGTTGAATGGTCATCTGCATAATGGACGATAATTTTTTCAACAGTTTCGAGTTTATCCTTAATTGGTTCAATCATATGATATAATTCTTGATCGCAAAATAATAACCTTGACCCACTATGATTTAATATAAATACGTAATCTTCAGGCTTTAAACGTATATTAAGTGGTACCATCACTGCACCTAATTGAAAAACACCATAGAAACCTTCTAACATCTCAACTGTATTTGGTGCTAAATAAGCGATTCTGTCACCCTTCTCTATCCCTAAGTGTTTCAAACCGTGTGATAGCTGATTTACACGCCCATTCAACTCTTCATATGTAAATTCTCTTCCATCATCATTAATAACAGCTTTTTTTTCACTATACAACCTGACTGAACGATCCAAAAATTCATTTAATAATAATGGTACTTGCATATTCATCCCCCTTTATTTTTAGAAAATTCAAATACTTTTATTTTAAATATACCACTTTTTGGTTTGAAAACGAATCAATTTTTTGACTATCTTTTTACAAAAAAATGACACTATAAAGGTTAGTTAGTAGTATATTAATCGCGATCAGTTGTAGACTACTGCTTTTTACAACATGAAGCATACCTTTACTTCATAACGCATAGATTGTCATAAAGGAAACTATGTTTAGGATGTGTCATCTGACGCTGAGATTCTCAATTCAAAGCTATACATGGTCAACAAAGTTTAGTATCAGTATCAGCGTGCCAAATGAAAACTCTACTGATGGAATTTTCACTTTATCCCTTGATAAAAGGAGCATGCTTATGCCAGCTTTTGTTGGAGCAGTAAATGTGAACAGCATGGGTACTGCTGCTGTTTTTAATATCGGTGATGTTTATACAATTGCACCTGAAAGCTCAGCAAAAACTTTCTCTGGTGCCGGTTCATTTAATACTGCTGAACGGATCCAATTACGAAATGATTATAGCGTTACAAATACGTACGATAACGATTTATATGATCAGCCAGTTACTGGAAACCTATAAGTTGGAGGGATTATGATGGCTACCATTGTTAACCAACAAACAAATTATTACGTCAATCAACAAATTAACATTCATACCATCAAAATCGGCGGAATTTCAAACTCATCCTTCTTACAAATAGGAAGTGCAGGTATTATTAATTCTTGTTCTAA from Bacillus solimangrovi includes the following:
- a CDS encoding spore germination protein GerPB, translated to MATIVNQQTNYYVNQQINIHTIKIGGISNSSFLQIGSAGIINSCSNLYNSGGFKEAAPQIAEPTSTSLVPLTSP
- a CDS encoding spore germination protein encodes the protein MPAFVGAVNVNSMGTAAVFNIGDVYTIAPESSAKTFSGAGSFNTAERIQLRNDYSVTNTYDNDLYDQPVTGNL
- a CDS encoding long-chain-fatty-acid--CoA ligase — its product is MQVPLLLNEFLDRSVRLYSEKKAVINDDGREFTYEELNGRVNQLSHGLKHLGIEKGDRIAYLAPNTVEMLEGFYGVFQLGAVMVPLNIRLKPEDYVFILNHSGSRLLFCDQELYHMIEPIKDKLETVEKIIVHYADDHSTEIDYDKWLNEHSIQAFTRTPLDENDVCSLLYTSGTTGNPKGVMLTHRNNYLHALSMMHHLRVSDEDVYLHILPMFHVNGWGAPFYYTANGATHICLRKASPEAIFEKIQKHKVSSMHMAPTVLNSLIQYYEANKVEMNHHLRVVIAGSAPPPAFVTRVEEELGWEFIQVYGMTESSPLSTISRIRSNMKQLPKKEQYKLKAKAGHEIVGCQVRVVNDLGEEVPHDDKAIGEVVVRSNGVMVGYWKNDQATAETIKNGWLHTGDMGTIDEFGNVDIVDRKKDVIISGGENISSIEVEGVLYDHPNVLEAAVIALPHEKWGETPHAFVVVKEGFQLTEEEVIQFSRENLAHFKAITGVTFVDELPKTASGKIQKVHLRNQKWEEKGKIKDGRFVN